A window of the Helianthus annuus cultivar XRQ/B chromosome 4, HanXRQr2.0-SUNRISE, whole genome shotgun sequence genome harbors these coding sequences:
- the LOC110933599 gene encoding uncharacterized mitochondrial protein AtMg00810-like, producing the protein MHQPPGFVDRRFPNFVCRLKKSLYGLKQAPRAWYTRFATHILSQGFRSSVCDNSLFVYYRGSQTAYLLLYVDDIVLTASSDELLQDIIRMLSREFSMTDLGPLHHFLGVKVTRTSGGLFLDQAQSTKGIISRASMSSCKPCTTPVDLSTKLSASDGSLFHDPTLYRSLAGALQYLTFTRPDISYAVQQVCLFMHAPRDPHFAFLKRILRYLQGTVDYGIRIGKSNTHSLVAYSDADWGGCPDSRRSTSGYCVFLGDNLISWSFKRQPTISRSSAEAEYRGVANAVAEATRLRNLLLELHLLLRKASVIYCDNVSAVYMSDNPVQHQRTKHIEIDIHFVREKVRVGHIRVLHMPSALQFADIFTKGLARQLFQSFRSSLSVCPPPAQTAGEA; encoded by the coding sequence ATGCATCAACCACCAGGATTTGTTGACAGGCGTTTTCCTAATTTTGTGTGTCGATTGAAGAAATCCCTTTATGGTCTTAAGCAGGCCCCGAGGGCATGGTACACCAGGTTCGCTACTCATATTTTATCACAGGGATTTCGTAGCAGTGTGTGTGACAACTCGTTGTTTGTCTACTATCGGGGCTCCCAGACGGCTTATTTACTtctctatgttgatgatattgttcTCACTGCCTCCTCGGATGAGTTATTACAGGATATTATTCGCATGCTCTCTCGAGAGTTTTCCATGACCGATTTAGGCCCACTGCATCATTTTTTGGGGGTCAAGGTTACGCGGACGTCTGGTGGTCTTTTCTTAGACCAGGCACAGTCTACTAAGGGCATTATTTCACGTGCTTCTATGTCCTCTTGTAAACCATGCACGACACCTGTTGACTTATCAACCAAACTTAGTGCTTCTGATGGTTCTCTTTTTCATGATCCTACCTTATATCGCAGTCTGGCTGGTGCCTTGCAGTACCTCACTTTTACGCGCCCGGATATTTCATATGCTGTTCAACAGGTTTGCCTCTTCATGCATGCCCCACGGGATCCTCATTTTGCTTTTTTGAAGCGTATTTTAAGATATTTACAAGGCACGGTTGATTATGGTATTCGTATTGGTAAGTCCAATACGCACTCTTTGGTTGCCTATTCTGACGCTGATTGGGGTGGGTGTCCCGATTCTCGCCGTTCTACTAGCGGTTATTGTGTTTTTCTCGGTGATAATTTAATTTCATGGTCCTTCAAGCGGCAGCCGACGATCTCTCGCTCCAGTGCTGAAGCCGAATATCGGGGCGTGGCTAATGCTGTTGCTGAAGCAACTCGGCTTCGCAACTTACTCCTTGAACTGCATCTTCTGCTTCGGAAGGCTTCTGTTATTTATTGTGATAATGTCTCTGCCGTTTATATGTCAGACAATCCTGTCCAGCATCAGCGGACCAAGCACATCGAGATAGATATTCATTTTGTTCGTGAAAAGGTCCGTGTCGGACATATACGCGTGTTACATATGCCCTCAGCCTTACAGTTTGCAGACATCTTTACCAAGGGACTTGCTCGTCAGTTATTTCAGTCTTTTCGATCCAGCTTGAGCGTCTGTCCACCGCCCGCTCAAACTGCGGGGGAGGCTTAG
- the LOC110936723 gene encoding putative lysine-specific demethylase JMJ16, with translation MMTTKDIGSRMKTEDERPTPPGFRSLTSFTLKKTKPNNESSNLAGIQSDVDVEKLQKSVKRRPWILNDQPIDLEEPNNKHLKTVNISIENNLPKGVIRGGSACSNSPKVMPGWLPEESCRQVIDYSPFFYPTEEEFKDIYQYIAKIRPKAEEHGICRIKPPESWKPPPLIIQGNKFESCRFGTRVQQIDELKDLHSKRKLNAIIQRENLMDSDHGFEFECGPEFTLRSFKTHAEQFKRSYFKKQDIFTQPVKQWEKVEGEYWRIVQNPTHQIQVLSGHNLEAKVLGSGFPLPSLDDNQTEYMKSQWNLNNTPNLPGSLLAFDRDNSALLTPRLDVGMCFSSICWNVEEHHLYSLSYLHSGASRIMYGVPAKYRQKCEALLKKNFPELSGHRELFHKLVTQLSPSTLKSEGIPVYRCVQHAKQFVLIFPGAYYSGFDTDFSISEKVNLATLDWLPHGQLTVEKYSELHRKTSLSYDRMLIEAVRQAAKSPWDFRMRGWNNACGKDGWLTRALKSRVRQESIKREFLCDASQSRKMEEGFGCSVKRECGVCFYDLYLSAAGCACSPDKYSCLEHSKQICTCPWSSRFFLFRYEISELNLLIDTLEGKVNPKLV, from the exons ATGATGACAACCAAAGACATAGGATCTAGAATGAAAACAGAAGACGAAAGGCCGACCCCTCCAGGCTTTAGATCCCTCACCTCTTTCACGCTGAAGAAGACAAAACCGAACAACGAATCTAGTAATCTTGCAGGCATTCAAAGTGACGTTGATGTTGAGAAGCTTCAAAAGTCTGTCAAGCGAAGGCCATGGATACTTAATGATCAACCCATTGATCTGGAAGAACCAAATAATAAACATCTTAAAACGGTTAATATATCCATAGAAAATAACCTTCCAAAAGGAGTGATCCGAGGGGGTTCAGCTTGTAGTAATTCCCCGAAG GTTATGCCAGGTTGGCTTCCAGAAGAATCCTGCAGGCAAGTAATAGATTATTCCCCCTTCTTTTATCCAACTGAAGAG GAGTTTAAAGACATTTATCAATATATTGCCAAAATACGCCCAAAAGCTGAAGAACATGGAATTTGTCGTATTAAACCTCCGGAGTCCTGGAAGCCACCGCCGCTTATCATACAAGGAAATAAATTTGAATCTTGTAGATTTGGTACCCGTGTTCAACAGATCGACGAACTTAAAGATTTACATTCGAAGAGAAAACTTAATGCAATCATTCAAAGAGAGAACTTAATGGATTCGGATCATGGATTTGAATTTGAATGTGGTCCTGAGTTTACACTGCGATCATTCAAGACACACGCAGAGCAATTTAAACGATCCTATTTTAAAAAACAGGATATTTTTACTCAACCCGTAAAGCAATGGGAGAAAGTTGAGGGAGAATATTGGCGAATTGTTCAGAACCCAACTCATCAAATTCAG GTGTTATCTGGTCATAATTTGGAGGCAAAAGTTCTTGGCAGTGGATTTCCTCTACCATCACTCGATGATAATCAAACCGAATACATGAAATCACAGTGGAATCTAAATAACACCCCAAATCTCCCTGGTTCTCTTCTTGCTTTTGATCGTGACAATTCTGCCCTTTTGACTCCACGTCTAGATGTCGGAATGTGCTTTTCATCCATTTGTTGG AATGTTGAAGAGCATCACTTGTACTCTCTGAGTTACTTGCACTCTGGGGCTTCTAGAATCATGTATGGAGTTCCCGCTAAATATCGCCAAAAATGTGAAGCACTATTGAAGAAAAACTTCCCGGAATTATCGGGACATCGTGAATTGTTCCATAAGCTA GTTACGCAACTTTCACCCTCTACCCTGAAATCTGAGGGTATACCTGTCTACCGTTGCGTACAACATGCAAAACAGTTTGTCCTTATATTTCCCGGAGCATATTATTCAGGATTCGATACTGATTTCAGTATTTCCGAGAAAGTCAACCTTGCAACCCTTGACTGGTTGCCACATGGGCAGCTGACTGTAGAAAAGTACAGTGAGCTGCATCGGAAGACATCACTCTCCTATGACAGAATGCTAATTGAAGCTGTCAGACAAGCTGCTAAATCACCGTGGGACTTCCGAATGCGAGGGTGGAATAACGCGTGCGGAAAAGATGGTTGGCTTACAAGAGCTCTTAAG TCGCGTGTGAGGCAAGAAAGCATCAAGAGGGAATTCTTATGTGATGCTTCACAGTCACGCAAGATGGAAGAAGGTTTTGGTTGTTCGGTGAAAAGGGAATGCGGCGTATGCTTCTATGACTTGTACCTTTCTGCTGCTGGCTGTGCGTGTTCACCCGACAAATACTCGTGTCTAGAACATTCAAAGCAGATATGCACGTGTCCATGGAGTTCAAGGTTCTTCCTCTTCCGATATGAGATTAGTGAATTGAATCTCCTAATTGACACTTTAGAAGGGAAGGTAAATCCAAAATTGGTATAA